In Sphingobacterium zeae, one genomic interval encodes:
- a CDS encoding BNR repeat-containing protein gives MKRYRIQIGRIGMLCAAFLLILCAVQGQEVKETIAGYGWAKNTVNTAVFRKNSLTSNGKYQYIAYYDGQGYVVLGRRLLSGKLWQLRRTGYTGNAKDAHNVISIMVDQEGYLHVCWDQHNSRLRYARSIHPNSLVLGEERIMVGQNETRVTYPEFLKMPDGQLLFLYRDGGSGNGNLVVNSYDSKQQQWKRIHSNLIDGEGKRNAYWQSYVDKHGTIHLSWVWRESPNVASNHDMAYACSKDGGLTWERSDGIRYDLPMNASTAEYAARIPERHELINQTSIAADDSGNPFIATYWRSPASDIPQYKVIYLEDGQWKVRSFDFRKTPFSLSGGGTKEIPIARPQLLVRGKDKKIALTLIFRDQERGSRPSILTLQGMQQESPKITDLCQESVGAWEPTYDTELWRKKRKIALFVQATEQKDGEGLAETEPTAVKVLEWRDKGRTK, from the coding sequence ATGAAAAGATATCGGATTCAAATAGGTAGAATTGGAATGCTGTGCGCTGCATTCCTCTTGATTCTTTGTGCCGTGCAAGGACAAGAAGTTAAGGAAACAATAGCCGGATACGGATGGGCTAAGAATACGGTCAACACCGCTGTATTTCGAAAAAATTCCCTAACCAGCAACGGCAAATATCAATATATAGCCTATTACGATGGGCAGGGATATGTCGTCTTAGGGCGACGCCTACTTTCCGGTAAACTTTGGCAGCTGCGTCGCACAGGTTATACCGGAAATGCCAAAGATGCACATAATGTGATCAGCATCATGGTGGACCAGGAAGGGTATCTCCATGTGTGCTGGGATCAGCACAATAGTCGATTGCGCTATGCGCGATCTATCCATCCGAATAGTCTTGTGCTTGGTGAAGAGCGGATTATGGTAGGTCAAAATGAAACACGGGTGACTTATCCTGAATTCTTAAAAATGCCCGATGGTCAGCTGTTATTTCTATATCGGGATGGTGGATCCGGGAATGGCAATCTTGTGGTGAATAGTTACGATAGTAAACAGCAGCAATGGAAACGTATCCATAGCAATTTAATTGATGGAGAGGGAAAGAGAAATGCCTATTGGCAAAGTTATGTCGATAAACACGGGACGATACACCTCTCTTGGGTTTGGCGTGAAAGTCCAAATGTAGCGAGCAATCATGATATGGCTTATGCTTGTTCAAAGGATGGTGGATTAACATGGGAGCGAAGCGACGGAATAAGATATGACCTGCCCATGAACGCATCTACAGCAGAGTATGCTGCCCGGATTCCGGAACGGCACGAATTAATCAATCAGACTTCCATCGCTGCTGACGATAGCGGGAATCCTTTCATTGCAACGTACTGGCGTTCTCCAGCATCAGACATTCCGCAATATAAAGTAATTTATTTAGAGGATGGTCAATGGAAGGTGCGATCTTTTGATTTTAGAAAAACCCCATTTAGCTTAAGTGGTGGTGGTACAAAGGAGATTCCTATTGCAAGACCACAGCTATTGGTTCGGGGTAAGGATAAAAAGATTGCATTAACATTGATCTTTCGTGATCAGGAAAGGGGCAGCCGGCCTTCGATTTTGACGTTACAGGGGATGCAGCAAGAATCCCCGAAGATTACTGATCTTTGTCAGGAATCAGTAGGGGCTTGGGAACCAACTTACGATACCGAGTTGTGGCGAAAGAAACGTAAAATTGCGCTGTTTGTACAGGCGACGGAACAGAAAGATGGGGAGGGATTAGCAGAAACGGAGCCAACTGCAGTAAAAGTGCTGGAATGGCGCGACAAAGGGAGAACAAAATGA
- a CDS encoding DUF2264 domain-containing protein, with protein sequence MKIKQGLLRLLVFSCVFLGCAAAALSQNSSVFELKNPDFKKSPYTGLTRQHWMDAASYLLEGAFSVVSDLNSPMLFPKQPGRSYPRDGVHNETERLEGLCRTLFIAVPLLKKNADYEIRGIRVADYYRHQLELLLHKGSESYIAPLPEKGGPSQKLVEFGGLAVALMAAPEVLWDPLPQHTKHELAQTMLSYGNGPTIQMNWRFFNIMILSFFKSRGYPVREEYLKDLLEKCLQDYRGDGWYNDSPYYDYYSMWAFQLYGSLWAANYGATMYPELAAKFKSNLHDVVKSYPYLFSRNGEMIMWGRSISYRMGAAVPFPLLGLLDDPSINYGWMRRIASGTLLQFLTHPDFLSDGIPNLGFYGAFDPAVQEYSCRGSAYWLGKFFLGLLVPENSNFWTASENQGAWDRQIPDAKVLNTYVEGAQMLITDYDSIGASEIRSWNTSRDIGYYQGTENYNKLSYNSAFPWQADGKNGEIAMNYTFQTQPDKWESLRMYQFSGYEEGVYRRTATLASDTSIHLFLAERTIANGILRCDQLLSEKPLALRLGHYALPKWKNHPIHSEKIKYNGNEAMILDNGQYQLAMVRLMGWEGMESLSCRGLHPVAQESAVLNCFVGGGKPPGKRYVTLQLWKKSGEKWTNEELFPQLEATDKKVEIRWRNGEKYIFPTRI encoded by the coding sequence ATGAAAATAAAACAGGGCCTACTTAGACTGCTGGTGTTTAGCTGCGTTTTTCTTGGATGCGCAGCGGCGGCTCTGAGCCAGAATAGTTCAGTTTTCGAACTGAAAAATCCAGATTTTAAAAAAAGTCCTTACACTGGACTGACACGCCAGCATTGGATGGATGCTGCATCCTATCTGTTGGAAGGGGCATTTTCTGTCGTTAGCGACTTAAATAGTCCCATGTTGTTTCCCAAGCAGCCTGGACGTAGCTACCCCAGAGATGGTGTGCACAATGAAACAGAACGATTAGAGGGGCTTTGCCGTACGCTTTTCATCGCTGTGCCGCTTTTAAAGAAAAATGCCGACTACGAGATCCGAGGTATTCGCGTAGCAGATTATTATCGGCATCAACTGGAACTGCTATTACATAAGGGTTCCGAAAGTTATATTGCCCCACTTCCAGAAAAAGGCGGACCGAGTCAAAAGCTGGTCGAATTTGGAGGTTTGGCTGTGGCGCTAATGGCAGCGCCTGAAGTGCTTTGGGATCCGTTGCCACAGCATACTAAACATGAACTCGCACAAACGATGCTGAGTTACGGGAATGGACCAACGATACAGATGAATTGGCGATTTTTCAATATTATGATTCTAAGCTTTTTTAAAAGTAGAGGTTATCCTGTTCGGGAGGAGTACCTGAAGGATTTATTGGAAAAATGTCTTCAAGATTATAGGGGCGATGGCTGGTATAATGATAGTCCTTACTACGATTACTACAGTATGTGGGCTTTTCAGTTGTATGGATCGCTTTGGGCTGCTAACTATGGTGCGACGATGTACCCTGAACTTGCTGCAAAATTCAAATCGAATTTGCATGATGTGGTGAAAAGTTATCCCTATTTATTTAGCCGTAATGGTGAAATGATTATGTGGGGGCGTAGTATTTCATATCGTATGGGGGCTGCAGTCCCCTTTCCATTATTAGGGTTATTGGATGATCCTTCCATCAATTATGGTTGGATGCGGAGAATTGCTTCGGGTACTTTGTTGCAATTTTTAACGCATCCGGATTTTCTTTCGGACGGTATTCCCAACTTGGGCTTTTATGGCGCTTTTGATCCGGCGGTACAGGAGTATAGTTGCCGCGGAAGTGCGTATTGGCTGGGAAAATTCTTTTTAGGTCTATTGGTTCCGGAAAATAGCAATTTTTGGACCGCTTCAGAAAATCAGGGTGCCTGGGATCGTCAGATTCCAGATGCGAAGGTGTTGAATACCTATGTGGAGGGGGCGCAAATGTTGATCACTGATTATGATAGTATCGGTGCCTCCGAAATCCGATCTTGGAACACCAGTAGGGATATTGGCTATTATCAAGGGACGGAAAATTACAATAAGCTTTCTTATAATAGTGCTTTTCCTTGGCAGGCCGATGGGAAGAACGGGGAAATTGCCATGAATTATACCTTTCAGACCCAACCAGACAAGTGGGAATCACTTCGTATGTATCAATTTAGTGGGTACGAGGAGGGCGTTTATCGCCGTACGGCGACCTTGGCTTCGGACACGAGTATACATCTATTCTTGGCAGAACGGACAATAGCAAATGGAATTTTGAGATGTGATCAATTACTTTCCGAAAAGCCTTTGGCCTTGCGGCTGGGGCATTATGCCCTCCCAAAATGGAAGAATCATCCTATCCATTCAGAAAAAATTAAGTATAACGGCAATGAGGCGATGATTTTAGATAATGGTCAATATCAATTGGCTATGGTAAGGCTCATGGGTTGGGAGGGAATGGAAAGCTTAAGTTGCCGAGGACTTCATCCTGTAGCGCAAGAGAGTGCTGTATTGAATTGTTTTGTAGGTGGAGGAAAGCCGCCGGGAAAACGGTATGTCACCTTGCAGCTGTGGAAGAAATCGGGAGAAAAATGGACGAATGAAGAGCTTTTTCCGCAATTGGAAGCAACGGATAAGAAAGTGGAAATTCGCTGGCGGAACGGAGAGAAATACATCTTTCCTACGCGCATTTAA
- a CDS encoding SusC/RagA family TonB-linked outer membrane protein has translation MLKHYYNRYSKKGILLNSLFLIALSSYGQSANVKGVVKDTSGKGIAGVTIRVKGGAETVQTNGQGNFSIQASPGSILIITSVGFKEKQVTIGQQANLDVALVPAENVLEELVVVGYGSQKRSDITGSVASVPKDRLSKIPVNNVMQAIQGAVSNVTVSQASSIPGEAPSVQVRGRNSLSATTEPFIVVDGIPLTKTDGSINDINPNDIESVEILKDPSAVAIYGVNGSNGVILITTKRGTTGKPSIRYSGYGGVEHVAHILEPVSGEELLKRYAEYARITNTSLYNGGPVRNQYEYDNYKNGVTTDWLDAVMQTGVIQNHNVSLSGGSENAKYFVSGDYLNEKGVLLGYNYKRYSFRTNTDFKATKYLSVGTSSFIVAHNRDGGRANLLQAAAMSPYARMYNEDGSLTQYPMYSEQLWSNPLLPTTLDPQRRQFNISLNGYADLNFGELYKPLAGLKYKLNAGYSFVPVRNNEYEGESVYNFAGLGRITNNETQTYTLENILTYTKDFGQHHIDFTGLYAAKSKYWQQAIATGEVFPNDALGWGNLGAASTQKVSSIADLYRTISQMGRLNYAYDSRYMLTLTVRRDGASVFGRNNKYGAFPSAAVAWNLHNESFMQNAKQIVDNLKWRISYGLSGNEAIPVYRTQFLMDSSPMAMNGLSNTALTIRTLMGNYDLQWEKTKGFNTGVDFGLFNNRVSGSIDMYKSSTYDLLLEQRLPKLTGFASVYSNIGKIENKGIDLTLNTKNIVKDQFNWSSTLVFSRNKNKITEVYGNGKDDLGNRWFIGQPIGVIYDYTKVGIWQVDEIASGANKGWDDAAQAGDLKLADLNADGKIDDGDRSVLGQTAPKWTAGLTNTFTYKAFTLNVFINTVQGALRNNPQIGAASDEMGRRSTPAALGYWTPENKSNEWRSLGNHSNVHGYGFPSNASFTRLKDVTLSYTMPQPLVEKIGVQGLTVYASGRNLYTWTNWLGWDPEARDITRGSTNDAINYPMVRTYVLGINLSF, from the coding sequence ATGTTAAAACATTATTATAACCGATATTCAAAAAAGGGCATTTTATTGAACAGCCTTTTTCTGATAGCCCTATCCAGTTACGGGCAAAGTGCAAATGTGAAAGGGGTTGTTAAAGATACCTCGGGCAAGGGAATTGCAGGTGTTACCATTCGTGTAAAAGGTGGTGCGGAAACTGTGCAAACTAATGGACAGGGGAATTTTTCAATTCAGGCATCCCCGGGTAGTATCTTAATCATCACCTCCGTTGGCTTTAAAGAGAAGCAAGTCACCATAGGGCAGCAGGCCAATCTGGACGTTGCACTGGTACCTGCAGAAAATGTTCTGGAAGAGCTTGTGGTGGTGGGCTATGGAAGTCAGAAACGATCGGATATAACCGGTTCGGTCGCTTCAGTTCCTAAAGACCGTCTATCAAAGATCCCTGTCAACAATGTTATGCAGGCCATTCAGGGTGCGGTGTCTAATGTGACGGTATCCCAGGCATCATCCATTCCTGGTGAAGCGCCCTCGGTGCAGGTAAGAGGAAGAAATTCGCTTAGTGCAACAACGGAGCCTTTTATTGTTGTGGATGGAATTCCATTGACAAAAACAGATGGCTCTATTAATGATATCAACCCCAATGATATTGAATCTGTCGAAATCCTAAAAGATCCTTCCGCTGTGGCTATTTATGGTGTAAATGGTTCGAACGGTGTAATATTGATTACCACAAAGAGAGGAACAACCGGTAAACCGTCCATTCGGTACAGTGGCTATGGCGGGGTAGAGCATGTGGCGCACATCCTAGAACCTGTTTCTGGCGAGGAACTGTTAAAGCGTTATGCGGAATATGCCCGTATCACCAACACGAGTTTGTACAATGGCGGTCCGGTGCGCAATCAATACGAGTATGACAATTATAAAAATGGCGTAACGACGGATTGGCTGGATGCGGTAATGCAGACTGGCGTCATACAGAACCACAACGTCAGTTTATCGGGCGGTAGTGAAAATGCCAAATATTTTGTGTCGGGCGATTATTTAAATGAAAAAGGAGTTTTGTTGGGTTACAATTACAAACGTTACTCTTTTCGGACAAATACCGATTTTAAGGCCACCAAATACCTTTCGGTGGGTACATCCTCCTTTATCGTTGCACACAATAGAGATGGCGGCCGGGCTAATTTGTTGCAAGCTGCGGCAATGAGTCCCTACGCCAGAATGTATAATGAGGATGGCTCTTTAACACAATACCCGATGTACTCTGAGCAACTGTGGTCCAATCCTTTGTTGCCAACAACCTTAGATCCACAGCGCCGGCAATTTAACATTAGCCTGAATGGCTATGCCGATTTAAATTTTGGTGAACTGTACAAGCCATTAGCAGGGTTGAAATATAAGTTGAATGCAGGGTATTCCTTTGTACCGGTTAGAAACAATGAATACGAAGGTGAGTCGGTATATAATTTTGCTGGTCTTGGACGTATAACCAATAATGAAACACAGACTTATACCTTAGAAAATATATTGACCTATACCAAAGACTTTGGTCAGCACCATATTGACTTCACTGGACTATATGCGGCAAAAAGCAAATATTGGCAACAGGCAATTGCAACAGGCGAGGTATTTCCCAATGATGCACTTGGTTGGGGAAATCTGGGTGCCGCGTCAACACAAAAGGTTTCTTCGATTGCAGATTTATACCGTACAATTTCGCAAATGGGTCGTTTAAATTATGCGTACGATAGTCGTTATATGCTGACCTTGACCGTTCGCCGGGATGGCGCATCCGTTTTTGGCAGAAACAATAAGTATGGTGCTTTCCCATCGGCGGCAGTAGCGTGGAATTTGCATAACGAATCCTTTATGCAAAATGCCAAACAGATTGTCGATAATTTAAAATGGCGTATTTCTTATGGTCTTTCTGGAAATGAAGCGATCCCTGTTTATCGCACCCAATTTTTAATGGATTCAAGTCCAATGGCAATGAATGGCTTGTCAAATACGGCCTTAACGATCCGAACCTTGATGGGGAATTATGATCTGCAATGGGAAAAAACAAAGGGCTTCAATACAGGGGTTGACTTTGGTTTATTCAATAATCGGGTCTCAGGTAGTATTGATATGTACAAATCCAGTACCTATGATCTACTTCTTGAACAACGTCTACCCAAGCTAACTGGTTTTGCTTCAGTATATTCGAATATTGGTAAAATTGAGAATAAAGGCATCGACCTGACATTGAACACTAAAAATATCGTAAAAGATCAATTTAACTGGTCGAGTACACTGGTTTTTTCCCGTAATAAAAATAAGATCACAGAAGTATATGGCAACGGGAAAGACGACTTAGGCAATAGGTGGTTTATTGGACAGCCCATAGGAGTCATCTATGATTACACGAAAGTGGGTATCTGGCAGGTGGATGAGATTGCATCTGGAGCGAACAAAGGATGGGATGATGCTGCGCAGGCGGGCGACCTTAAATTGGCCGATCTAAATGCCGATGGAAAGATTGATGACGGTGACCGGTCTGTTCTTGGGCAGACAGCACCGAAATGGACTGCGGGTTTAACGAATACGTTCACTTATAAAGCATTCACCTTAAATGTTTTTATCAATACTGTCCAAGGTGCATTGCGTAATAATCCGCAAATAGGCGCCGCCTCGGACGAGATGGGACGTCGAAGCACACCTGCGGCCCTCGGATATTGGACGCCGGAAAACAAAAGTAATGAATGGCGTTCGCTGGGGAATCATTCCAATGTTCATGGATATGGCTTCCCTTCTAACGCAAGTTTCACCCGTTTGAAAGATGTAACCTTAAGTTATACAATGCCACAACCACTTGTGGAAAAAATTGGTGTTCAGGGGCTGACAGTATATGCGAGCGGTCGAAATCTGTATACCTGGACCAATTGGCTGGGCTGGGATCCGGAGGCTCGCGATATTACAAGGGGATCCACGAATGATGCAATTAACTATCCAATGGTGAGGACGTATGTTTTAGGCATTAACCTTAGTTTTTAA
- a CDS encoding RagB/SusD family nutrient uptake outer membrane protein — MKKTINNYTTLFSILALLSVGASSCGKGYLDEKPYSNYDATNVDPTTVENRLLGLHYNFAQLWGYSGRQGFLSCWQIGTDITSAGSTEGVENPFYQYADLNSENGGVSFLWEKCYAFINNANLIIDGVGDSNPKAAAEARFFRAYAYNMLVTLWGDVPLLTSSIKVPSFNYTRTAVAEIDKVIADDLNYAVKELPDLATASTPSRINKDMARQLAAEAFLRIGMRDASYFAQAETMATAIINGGNYKLIEARYGKYLAEGGDYFRDMFRQGNMRRRQGNTEAIWTFELEYNREVNGGTIDNPQQRRVWQPAYHKWDGMVNADSLGGRGNGRLRLSNFMKYTVWKGLKGDIRNSNFNIRRTTNYNRPNFSAEIGVDADGYRVAKGAGTKNIVIKTGDKVVPFRTDSLEVWYPFPTKWGGYDPLDDFGYALVKDWPVMRFGETYLLRAEARVRQGNAAGAAEDINKLRDRSFKAARAESGNNQLGKVASSDLTVDFILDERARELISEENRRMTLVRTNKLKERILRNGDAGPANKITTGFQDYNALLPIPLSEIQLNNIDGDNLKQNMGYK; from the coding sequence ATGAAAAAGACGATTAACAATTATACCACCTTATTTTCCATATTGGCTTTGTTATCCGTAGGGGCCAGCTCTTGTGGTAAAGGCTATTTGGATGAGAAACCATATTCTAATTACGATGCAACGAATGTTGATCCGACGACAGTGGAGAACAGGTTGCTGGGTTTACATTATAACTTTGCCCAGCTTTGGGGCTACAGTGGCAGGCAAGGATTTCTTTCCTGTTGGCAGATCGGGACAGATATTACGAGTGCTGGATCGACAGAGGGCGTTGAGAATCCTTTTTATCAATATGCCGATCTCAATTCAGAAAATGGAGGCGTAAGTTTCTTGTGGGAAAAATGCTATGCATTTATTAATAATGCCAACCTCATCATTGACGGAGTAGGCGATAGCAATCCGAAGGCCGCCGCTGAAGCACGATTTTTTCGCGCATACGCCTATAATATGCTGGTTACATTGTGGGGAGATGTACCTTTGCTGACCAGCTCCATTAAAGTGCCTTCATTTAATTATACACGAACCGCTGTTGCTGAAATTGACAAGGTTATCGCCGATGATTTGAATTATGCGGTTAAAGAGCTTCCTGATCTTGCTACAGCGAGCACACCTAGCCGAATCAATAAGGATATGGCGAGACAGCTTGCTGCAGAAGCTTTTTTACGTATTGGTATGCGTGACGCAAGCTATTTTGCACAAGCTGAAACGATGGCAACCGCTATTATCAATGGGGGTAACTATAAGTTGATTGAGGCACGTTATGGCAAATACCTGGCCGAAGGTGGTGATTACTTTAGGGATATGTTTCGTCAGGGAAACATGCGCCGTAGGCAGGGAAATACCGAGGCCATCTGGACTTTTGAGTTGGAGTATAACCGAGAGGTTAATGGTGGTACAATAGATAACCCACAGCAGCGCCGGGTATGGCAGCCGGCTTACCACAAATGGGATGGTATGGTCAATGCTGATTCGCTGGGCGGAAGAGGAAATGGCCGTTTACGATTGAGTAATTTTATGAAATATACGGTATGGAAAGGGCTGAAAGGCGATATCCGGAATAGCAATTTCAATATACGGAGGACAACCAATTATAATCGTCCGAATTTCAGCGCAGAAATTGGTGTTGATGCGGATGGTTATCGCGTTGCAAAAGGTGCAGGAACTAAAAACATCGTCATTAAAACTGGAGATAAGGTCGTTCCTTTCCGTACCGATAGTTTGGAAGTCTGGTATCCATTTCCAACCAAATGGGGTGGTTATGATCCACTCGATGATTTTGGTTATGCGCTCGTTAAAGATTGGCCAGTGATGAGATTTGGGGAAACCTATTTGCTGCGCGCAGAAGCTCGGGTGCGGCAGGGAAATGCAGCCGGTGCTGCAGAGGATATCAATAAGCTGCGTGATCGCTCATTTAAAGCAGCACGTGCAGAGTCTGGAAATAATCAGTTAGGCAAAGTGGCCTCAAGTGATTTAACGGTAGATTTTATCTTAGATGAACGCGCCAGAGAATTGATTTCAGAAGAGAACCGTCGGATGACTTTAGTTCGAACCAATAAACTGAAAGAGCGGATTTTACGCAATGGGGATGCAGGACCTGCAAATAAGATAACAACTGGTTTTCAGGATTATAATGCTTTATTACCTATCCCCTTAAGTGAAATTCAGCTGAACAATATAGACGGTGACAACCTGAAACAAAATATGGGCTATAAATAG
- a CDS encoding 2-hydroxyacid dehydrogenase has product MSIALILNRSRAEEWKVEINTYLPEVKVEIFPDIENYSEVEFALCWKPEGDYYTYFPNLKVVQSGGAGIDHLFPQNIPSHLHICRIIDPMLKSDMFEHVLTCVMHSMKNFSTYIDEKDNKHWRPLSYKSIGETNITVLGLGEIGGYVAEQMFRLGFQVKGWSNSTKDFPGVTSLTGAAGLALAVENADFIVNILPLTDATYGILDRNLFNLCAKGTVLINVGRGDHLVENDLLHAIAEKNIAEAYLDVFHQEPLPQDHPFWDCPAIIITPHVASRTNIGSSVLQVVDNYCRMADGRPLLNEVSLEKGY; this is encoded by the coding sequence ATGAGTATAGCGTTAATCCTCAATCGAAGCAGGGCTGAGGAATGGAAGGTCGAAATCAATACGTATTTGCCAGAAGTGAAAGTGGAGATCTTCCCTGATATTGAAAATTATAGCGAGGTTGAATTTGCTCTTTGCTGGAAGCCTGAAGGGGATTATTATACTTATTTTCCCAATCTAAAAGTTGTACAGTCTGGGGGTGCCGGAATAGATCACCTATTCCCCCAAAATATTCCATCTCATCTCCATATTTGTCGGATTATTGATCCCATGTTGAAAAGCGATATGTTTGAGCATGTTTTGACCTGTGTAATGCATTCGATGAAGAACTTTTCGACATATATAGATGAAAAAGATAATAAACATTGGCGTCCCTTGTCGTATAAATCAATTGGAGAAACGAATATAACGGTATTAGGATTAGGTGAGATTGGGGGGTATGTGGCTGAGCAGATGTTTCGGTTGGGTTTCCAGGTGAAAGGGTGGTCAAACTCTACAAAGGATTTTCCCGGAGTAACGTCGCTTACAGGAGCGGCAGGACTGGCTTTGGCGGTAGAAAATGCGGATTTTATCGTCAATATTTTACCATTAACCGATGCTACTTACGGTATTTTGGATCGTAATCTTTTTAATTTGTGCGCCAAAGGAACTGTCCTTATAAATGTTGGCCGAGGTGACCATCTCGTGGAGAATGACTTGTTGCATGCAATTGCCGAGAAAAACATTGCTGAAGCTTATCTTGATGTATTTCATCAAGAGCCATTGCCGCAAGATCATCCGTTTTGGGACTGCCCCGCTATTATTATAACCCCGCATGTTGCGAGTAGAACAAATATAGGCTCGTCCGTCTTACAGGTGGTGGATAATTATTGCAGAATGGCTGATGGGCGACCTTTGCTCAATGAAGTTTCTTTGGAAAAAGGGTATTAG
- a CDS encoding DinB family protein encodes MDTLQQLKAELANEYQITRNFIALFPVGKNQYAPHQKSMKMMRLATHIVEVFEWPSTVLKTSELDFAKVPYVPTSLATSEDLLKKLDEAYEAGIDALEKAQESDLTGNWAIKNDGHILASWSKYEAIRHALNQITHHRAQLGVYYRLNDIPLPASYGPSADSQNF; translated from the coding sequence ATGGATACGTTACAACAATTAAAAGCAGAGTTAGCGAATGAGTATCAAATTACAAGAAACTTTATCGCACTTTTTCCAGTTGGAAAGAATCAGTATGCACCACATCAGAAAAGTATGAAAATGATGCGTCTGGCAACGCACATAGTCGAGGTTTTTGAATGGCCAAGTACCGTTTTAAAAACTTCAGAACTTGATTTTGCCAAAGTTCCTTACGTCCCTACAAGCCTAGCTACATCCGAAGATCTTTTAAAAAAATTGGACGAAGCATACGAAGCGGGAATAGACGCCTTAGAAAAAGCGCAAGAGTCAGACTTGACCGGAAACTGGGCAATTAAAAATGACGGCCATATATTGGCAAGTTGGAGCAAATATGAAGCGATTCGTCACGCATTAAATCAGATCACACATCACAGAGCACAATTAGGCGTGTATTATAGGCTCAACGACATTCCTTTACCAGCGAGTTATGGCCCCTCTGCGGATTCGCAGAATTTTTAG